One Methanosarcinales archaeon genomic window, TAATGGCTGGTGGAAGAATTGTGGATAAAATTGACGGGACAACCGGTATCTTCCCTGAACTTAACAGGCTAACTGTGGAATTAATAAAAAATACCGATACCAATGATGCAGTGGCACTATACCGTGCCTTTGAAGCGGCTGGTGTAAGGGTGATGGATGTTGGCGATCTTGATCTGAAAGACCCTTCCTCAATTGAGGAAATAAGAACAAAAGAAACCACATTATACCAGCTAATGGAGATGTCTTCTTCTTATGACATGATCGCCAGGGAATGGACAGCAGGTTATCCGCTGACATTCAAATGTGCAAGTAGTATTCTGGAAAAATACAATGCTACAAATATCAATGATGCTGTTGTGTGGACATTTATGGAGATACTGGCTGACAATCCTGATACATTTATTCAGACAAAGTCTGACAACCATGTTGCACAGATTGTTTCCGATCAGGCTAAGCAAATAGTTGATAAGATCAATAAATCAGGGTTTGAAAATACCAGGGAGGATATCATGAAATTGGATGAACAGTTCATCAAAGACGGTATCAATCCCGGGTCCACTGCCGACATTATTATAGCCGGTCTTTTTGTTGCTTTGTTAGGTGGATTGAGATTTTGAAAATTGATCTGGACCAATACGGGATATTGGAAGGGATTAATGAGACTATTATTACTACAATCTCTCTGAATGGCAGGTTCAATGCTGCCCCGATAGGGATAATCAGGCGGGATGGAAAACTCATGGTCCGGATATATAATGGATCCCATACATGTAGCAATATACAGGATACAGGACTTTTTGCAGCCAATATGGTGGATGATCCCGTATTGTTTGTG contains:
- a CDS encoding triphosphoribosyl-dephospho-CoA synthase, with amino-acid sequence MIKNSHLVAQYAQLAMILEVCATPKPGNIDRDHNYPDTQFEHFLASAVSVYPVMKKASTDSKDIGRYIYSAVMESAKWQSGGNTHFGAFIMLVPLVMAGGRIVDKIDGTTGIFPELNRLTVELIKNTDTNDAVALYRAFEAAGVRVMDVGDLDLKDPSSIEEIRTKETTLYQLMEMSSSYDMIAREWTAGYPLTFKCASSILEKYNATNINDAVVWTFMEILADNPDTFIQTKSDNHVAQIVSDQAKQIVDKINKSGFENTREDIMKLDEQFIKDGINPGSTADIIIAGLFVALLGGLRF